Proteins from one Procambarus clarkii isolate CNS0578487 chromosome 8, FALCON_Pclarkii_2.0, whole genome shotgun sequence genomic window:
- the LOC123759586 gene encoding uncharacterized protein, protein MKTNRDKYNIYIFRPRRLQSSPTSTSGNVASQMSVCKLRGTQLLTVLLLLVAVGVLLEMEAPQATPDALTIQDHRPLRSFGKDGRRGETAVRVVPKSVSRPKKYGLGVRGPVNLYLDMGGVSGVEYGDDDTYGVSGTEYADTYGVSGTEYADAFGFSGTEYAPADTYDVKYDSQFVTDGSVLTYNQHTKRRKELHSNTIIRKIRVYIEIDAFEELVDLLTSFTAHCSVVDTSQSRLHWDAFTQRKYTQGGSRHHRGARSRRKHAQGGSRHRSGARFRRKHAQGGSRHRWGARSRRKHTQGGSRHRSGARYRRKHAQGGSRHRRDARSRRKDAQGDSRRRWGARSRREDALRDSKHRRGARLRRKNGPGGTIYPCNVHSFNERNRNALASNTKRLGKRYPRQAWSGNEVIPSKTNATMTDATVIKNVTKTHLKRANPTERSVGRWPARTTNGKEVENYQTVTVDGHYTFLQDLEALNLHQRLRLDAKFDLAELNSLHKYEIIRKLLQELRGVLVRRGYQLLGSSTDGVDLLQYLRQEGPQRPLHVLTLWRRHP, encoded by the exons ATGAAGACGAACAGAgacaaatacaatatatatatatttcgaccAAGACGTCTGCAGTCTTCACCAACATCAACATCGGGAAACGTTGCCAGCCAGATGAGTGTATGCAAGTTGCGAGGGACCCAGCTACTGACGGTGTTGCTATTGTTGGTGGCCGTGGGTGTCCTGCTGGAGATGGAGGCGCCCCAGGCCACACCCGACGCCCTCACCATCCAGGACCACAGGCCTCTCCGCTCCTTCGGGAAGGATGGACGTCGGGGCGAGACAGCTGTCAGGGTTGTACCGAAGAGCGTCAGTCGTCCTAAGAAGTATGGACTTGGCGTTCGTGGTCCTGTTAACTTGTACCTGGACATGGGTGGTGTCAGCGGTGTAGAGTATGGTGATGATGATACATATGGTGTCAGCGGTACAGAGTATGCTGATACATATGGTGTCAGCGGTACAGAGTATGCTGATGCGTTTGGTTTCAGCGGTACAGAGTATGCTCCCGCTGACACATATGATGTTAAATACGACAGTCAGTTTGTTACTGACGGTAGTGTACTGACGTACAATCAACACACGAAACGTCGGAAAGAGCTTCATTCAAATACAATTATACGCAAGATAAGAGTTTACATTGAGATCGACGCCTTCGAGGAGTTAGTTGATCTGTTGACATCTTTCACAGCTCATTGTTCGGTGGTGGACACCTCTCAGAGTAGACTCCACTGGGACGCCTTTACCCAACGTAAATATACCCAGGGAGGCTCCAGACACCACCGAGGCGCCCGATCCCGACGTAAACATGCCCAGGGAGGCTCCAGACACCGTTCGGGCGCCCGATTCCGACGTAAGCATGCCCAAGGAGGCTCCAGGCACCGCTGGGGTGCCCGATCCCGACGTAAACATACCCAGGGAGGCTCAAGGCACCGTTCGGGCGCACGATACCGACGTAAACATGCTCAGGGAGGCTCCAGGCACCGCCGGGACGCCCGATCCCGGCGTAAAGATGCCCAGGGAGACTCCAGGCGCCGCTGGGGCGCCCGATCCCGACGTGAAGATGCCCTAAGAGACTCAAAGCACCGTCGGGGCGCCAGATTGCGTCGAAAAAATGGCCCGGGAGGTACCATATACCCCTGCAATGTGCACAGCTTCAACGAACGTAACCGGAATGCTCTCGCAAGTAACACCAAGAGGTTGGGCAAGCGATACCCACGCCAGGCGTGGTCCGGGAATGAAGTGATCCCCAGCAAGACTAATGCCACAATGACTGATGCGACAGTGATCAAGAACGTCACCAAGACGCACCTTAAAAGGGCAAACCCCACCGAAAGATCAGTTGGAAGGTGGCCGGCCAGGACAACCAATGGGAAGGAAGTGGAAAACTACCAAACTGTCACCGTCGATGGTCACTACACCTTCTTACAAGACCTGGAGGCTCTCAACTTACACCAACGACTAAGGTTGGACGCGAAATTTGATTTGGCAGAACTCAATTCTCTTCACAAGTATgagatcatcagaaaattactgcaG GAGCTGCGCGGCGTCCTGGTCCGCCGGGGCTACCAGCTGCTCGGGTCGTCAACTGACGGTGTGGACCTCCTGCAGTACCTCCGGCAGGAAGGCCCTCAGCGCCCCCTCCATGTGCTCACTCTCTGGCGCCGCCACCCGTAG
- the LOC138359697 gene encoding uncharacterized protein CG45076-like: protein MKLAEESVIKLAEESVMKLAEVSVMKLAEESVIKLAEESVTKLAEESDTKLAEESVMKLAEESVMKLAEESVTKLAEESDTKLAEESVMKLTEVSVMKLAEESVMKLAEVSVMKLAEESVTKLAEESDTKLLP from the coding sequence ATGAAGCTGGCAGAGGAAAGTGTCATAAAGCTGGCAGAGGAAAGTGTCATGAAGCTGGCAGAAGTAAGTGTCATGAAGCTGGCAGAGGAAAGTGTCATAAAGCTGGCAGAGGAAAGTGTCACGAAGCTGGCAGAGGAAAGTGACACGAAGCTGGCAGAGGAAAGTGTCATGAAGCTGGCAGAGGAAAGTGTCATGAAGCTGGCAGAGGAAAGTGTCACGAAGCTGGCAGAGGAAAGTGACACGAAGCTGGCAGAGGAAAGTGTCATGAAGCTGACAGAAGTAAGTGTCATGAAGCTGGCAGAGGAAAGTGTCATGAAGCTGGCAGAAGTAAGTGTCATGAAGCTGGCAGAGGAAAGTGTCACGAAGCTGGCAGAGGAAAGTGACACGAAGCTACTGCCATGA